The genomic window ATCCTCTCCTTGGAGCCCTCCTGCATGGATGAAAACAAACAATGAAATGAATAATGGCGGCGAGTTAAAGAAAGAGTACCGCGATGTGTGGGCGTTATACTACGCAAAATATATCAAAGCGATGCAAGCTGAAGGTATCGATATTTGGGGCATCACAGTTCAAAATGAGCCAGCAGCTACACAAGTTTGGGATTCATGTCGATATACAGCTGAACAAGAGCGTGATTTCGTAAAAAATCATTTAGGACCTACACTAGAGAAGGAAGGTCTTGGTGATATAAAAATTATTATCTGGGACCACAACCGTGATATTGCCTATGACCGTGCGAAGGTTGTTTTATCAGATCCTGAAGCAGCAAAGTATGTTTGGGGTACAGGTCTTCACTGGTATATGTCCGAAGACTTTGCAAATCTATCAAAAATTCATAATGAATTCCCTGATAAACACCTTATTTTTACTGAGGGTTGTATCGAGGGCGGTGTAAAGTTAGGTGCTTGGCATACTGGTGAACGCTACGCTCGTAATATAATGGGTGATTTGAATAACTGGCTTGAGGGCTGGATTGATTGGAACATGGTACTAAATGAGCAAGGTGGACCAAATCATGTAGGAAACTACTGTGATGCACCTGTTATTGTTGATACACAAACTGGAGAGGTGCACTATAATAGCTCGTACTATTACATTGGTCACTTTAGTAAGTTTATTAAGCCAGGCGCGGTTCGTGTTAAGCACGAATTGAATAATGAAAATATACAATCGGTAGCGTTCCGTAACGCTGATCAATCAATCGTAGTTGTACTGCTCAATGAGCAAGATGATTTACAAAAAATATCTGTAACAAATAATGGTACGGTGAGTGAAGTAGAGTTGCCAGCACACTCTATCACAACAATTGTAATATAGTAAATGAGTGCCTGTCTCTCCATGAAGTCATAAGTACTATGACAGAGGAGGACAGGCACTTTCTATAAAAATGGAGGAAATGGTAGTATAAAAGCTGTTATTCAGTTAGTTTCAGCTCAACTCTTAAACAGATATTTATATGCGACTTGAAAATGAACATAACAAAAACGAAGATAACACGGGAGAATCCGACATGAAGAAATGGACACTTGTATGGTCAGATGAATTCGAGGGAAATACAATCGATCTTAGTAAATGGAAGTACGATAT from Bacillus sp. HMF5848 includes these protein-coding regions:
- a CDS encoding glycoside hydrolase family 30 beta sandwich domain-containing protein; translation: MKIFQTAQHSKEYFGEIIASKKEQATENHLSVDTNTTYQTIMGFGGAFTEAAAYTLSHLPADERLKVIDSYFNKETGLGYSLGRTHIHSCDFALENYTYVEDHDAELNTFSIDREHKWVLPFIKDAMSIRGEDITILSSPWSPPAWMKTNNEMNNGGELKKEYRDVWALYYAKYIKAMQAEGIDIWGITVQNEPAATQVWDSCRYTAEQERDFVKNHLGPTLEKEGLGDIKIIIWDHNRDIAYDRAKVVLSDPEAAKYVWGTGLHWYMSEDFANLSKIHNEFPDKHLIFTEGCIEGGVKLGAWHTGERYARNIMGDLNNWLEGWIDWNMVLNEQGGPNHVGNYCDAPVIVDTQTGEVHYNSSYYYIGHFSKFIKPGAVRVKHELNNENIQSVAFRNADQSIVVVLLNEQDDLQKISVTNNGTVSEVELPAHSITTIVI